The Populus trichocarpa isolate Nisqually-1 chromosome 2, P.trichocarpa_v4.1, whole genome shotgun sequence genome has a window encoding:
- the LOC7480718 gene encoding 4-hydroxyphenylpyruvate dioxygenase: MGKENETSETPGGYKLAGFSSFVRSNPRSDRFKVNRFHHIEFWCTDATNTARRFSWGLGMPIVAKSDLSTGNATHASYLLRSGDLNFLFTAPYSPSIASMDNLSHTATASIPTFNHETSRGFSAKHGLAVRAIAIEVDDAELAFTTSVAHGAKPSASPVLLDNRAVVAEVHLYGDVVLRYVSYGNSESDDSDPGSWFLPKFEAVEAASSFPLDYGIRRLDHAVGNVPELAQAVNYVKEFTGFHEFAEFTAEDVGTSESGLNSVVLANNEETVLFPMNEPVFGTKRKSQIQTYLEHNEGAGLQHLALVSEDIFRTLREMRKRSAVGGFEFMPSPPPTYYKNLKSRAGDVLSDEQIKECEELGILVDRDDQGTLLQIFTKPVGDRPTMFIEIIQRVGCMLKDEKGKEYQKGGCGGFGKGNFSELFKSIEEYEKTLGAKIIAETASA, from the exons ATGGGCAAAGAAAACGAGACATCGGAGACACCAGGTGGGTATAAGCTAGCTGGTTTCTCAAGCTTTGTTCGATCCAACCCACGCTCCGACCGGTTTAAAGTTAACCGGTTCCACCACATAGAATTCTGGTGCACGGACGCAACAAATACGGCTCGCCGATTCTCATGGGGACTCGGCATGCCCATCGTCGCCAAATCCGACCTCTCCACAGGCAACGCCACACACGCCTCTTATCTCCTCCGCTCCGGCGACCTAAACTTCCTATTCACCGCACCGTATTCTCCCTCCATCGCCTCCATGGACAACCTCTCCCACACTGCTACCGCCTCCATCCCCACCTTCAACCACGAAACCAGCCGCGGTTTCTCCGCCAAACACGGCCTCGCAGTCCGCGCCATCGCCATCGAGGTTGACGACGCCGAGCTGGCTTTCACCACCAGCGTCGCGCACGGTGCCAAGCCATCAGCCTCTCCAGTCCTCCTCGATAATCGTGCCGTTGTCGCCGAGGTTCACCTCTACGGCGACGTTGTGTTAAGATATGTGAGCTACGGGAATTCTGAAAGCGACGACTCTGACCCTGGTAGTTGGTTTTTGCCCAAATTTGAGGCAGTCGAGGCAGCATCGTCTTTTCCGTTGGATTATGGGATTAGGAGATTGGACCATGCGGTTGGAAACGTTCCTGAATTAGCTCAGGCGGTGAATTACGTTAAGGAATTCACCGGTTTTCATGAATTTGCAGAGTTCACGGCGGAGGATGTTGGGACTAGCGAGAGTGGACTGAATTCGGTTGTTTTGGCTAATAACGAAGAGACGGTACTGTTTCCAATGAACGAGCCGGTTTTTGGGACCAAAAGGAAGAGTCAGATACAGACTTATCTAGAGCACAACGAAGGGGCTGGGTTGCAACATTTGGCGCTTGTGAGTGAGGATATTTTCAGGACTTTGAGGGAGATGAGGAAGAGGAGTGCAGTTGGGGGATTCGAGTTTATGCCTTCGCCACCGCCCACTTACTATAAGAATCTGAAGAGTCGAGCTGGGGATGTGTTGAGCGATGAGCAGATTAAGGAGTGTGAGGAATTGGGGATTTTGGTTGATCGAGATGATCAGGGGACTTTGCTTCAGATTTTCACCAAGCCTGTCGGTGATAG GCCAACTATGTTTATAGAGATAATTCAGAGAGTTGGGTGCATGCTCAAGGACGAGAAGGGCAAAGAATACCAGAAGGGTGGATGCGGAGGATTTGGGAAAGGAAATTTCTCAGAGCTCTTCAAGTCGATTGAGGAATATGAAAAGACACTTGGAgccaaaataattgcagaaacaGCTTCAGCATGA